From Coffea arabica cultivar ET-39 chromosome 9c, Coffea Arabica ET-39 HiFi, whole genome shotgun sequence, one genomic window encodes:
- the LOC113708752 gene encoding uncharacterized protein isoform X3, with protein MLREPKHRRSYLCSVFPTASLLFLTVLVGSIYTALQYKEKILNWKLEENLLRTCENQCRPPGSKPLPKGIVAKTSNLERRPLWGLPKKSNSSRSLFAMAVGLKQKEAVDQMVRKFLSSNFVVMLFHYDGVVDGWKDLEWSESVIHVSALHQTKWWFAKRFLHPDIIAEYDYVFLWDEDLGVENFNPERYLSIVKDEGLEISQPALDIGQSEVHHQITARGRKSNVHRRTYKPGGKGIGCDGNSTAPPCTGWIEVMAPVFSRAAWRCVWYLIQNDLIHAWGLDMHLGYCAQGDRTQNIGVVDAEYIVHYGLPTLGEHEKKTNTSESKNLTDSETHVESPSNPINFRVEVRRQSFNEYKIFRRRWKKAVEEDRCWTDPYTEPIKEITI; from the exons ATGCTGAGAGAACCTAAACATAGGAGATCATACTTGTGCAGCGTCTTTCCTACAGCTTCTTTGTTGTTTCTGACAGTCTTAGTCGGAAGTATATATACGGCGCTCCAATACAAAGAG aaaattttgaattggaaGTTGGAGGAAAATCTTCTGCGTACGTGTGag AACCAATGTAGGCCTCCTGGAAGTAAGCCATTGCCCAAAGGTATTGTTGCCAAGACTTCTAACCTGGAAAGAAGACCATTATGGGGTTTGCCAAAG AAATCGAACTCTTCAAGGAGCTTGTTCGCTATGGCTGTTGGGTTAAAACAGAAAGAAGCAGTAGATCAGATGGTCAGAAAG TTTCTGTCGAGTAATTTTGTTGTGATGCTTTTTCATTATGATGGTGTCGTGGATGGATGGAAGGATTTAGAGTGGTCTGAAAGTGTGATACATGTATCTGCTTTGCATCAAACAAAATG GTGGTTCGCTAAACGATTTCTACATCCAGATATAATTGCAGAATATGATTATGTTTTCCTATGGGATGAAGACCTTGGAGTAGAAAACTTCAACCCTGAGCG ATATCTATCAATTGTGAAGGATGAAGGACTTGAGATATCACAGCCAGCACTTGATATTGGGCAATCAGAGGTGCATCATCAAATTACTGCACGTGGGAGAAAATCGAATGTGCACAG GAGGACATACAAGCCTGGTGGGAAGGGAATTGGATGTGATGGAAATAGTACGGCTCCTCCTTGTACAGG GTGGATAGAAGTAATGGCTCCAGTTTTTTCAAGAGCAGCCTGGCGCTGTGTATGGTATTTGATCCAG AATGATTTGATCCATGCGTGGGGCTTAGATATGCATCTTGGCTACTGTGCACAG GGAGATCGAACTCAAAATATTGGTGTGGTTGATGCTGAATACATTGTCCATTATGGCCTCCCAACCCTCGGAGAGCATGAGAAAAAG ACAAATACATCTGAATCCAAAAACTTGACCGATTCGGAAACACAT GTAGAGAGCCCGTCTAACCCAATCAACTTCAGAGTTGAA GTAAGAAGACAGTCGTTTAACGAGTACAAGATATTCAGAAGGCGATGGAAGAAAGCTGTTGAGGAGGATCGGTGTTGGACTGATCCATACACAGAGCCAATAAAGGAGATCACCATCTAA
- the LOC113708752 gene encoding uncharacterized protein isoform X1, which translates to MLVVHGKTKPSSIYGLMLREPKHRRSYLCSVFPTASLLFLTVLVGSIYTALQYKEKILNWKLEENLLRTCENQCRPPGSKPLPKGIVAKTSNLERRPLWGLPKKSNSSRSLFAMAVGLKQKEAVDQMVRKFLSSNFVVMLFHYDGVVDGWKDLEWSESVIHVSALHQTKWWFAKRFLHPDIIAEYDYVFLWDEDLGVENFNPERYLSIVKDEGLEISQPALDIGQSEVHHQITARGRKSNVHRRTYKPGGKGIGCDGNSTAPPCTGWIEVMAPVFSRAAWRCVWYLIQNDLIHAWGLDMHLGYCAQGDRTQNIGVVDAEYIVHYGLPTLGEHEKKTNTSESKNLTDSETHVESPSNPINFRVEVRRQSFNEYKIFRRRWKKAVEEDRCWTDPYTEPIKEITI; encoded by the exons ATGTTGGTCGTTCATGGAAAGACGAAGCCCTCAAGCATCTAC GGATTGATGCTGAGAGAACCTAAACATAGGAGATCATACTTGTGCAGCGTCTTTCCTACAGCTTCTTTGTTGTTTCTGACAGTCTTAGTCGGAAGTATATATACGGCGCTCCAATACAAAGAG aaaattttgaattggaaGTTGGAGGAAAATCTTCTGCGTACGTGTGag AACCAATGTAGGCCTCCTGGAAGTAAGCCATTGCCCAAAGGTATTGTTGCCAAGACTTCTAACCTGGAAAGAAGACCATTATGGGGTTTGCCAAAG AAATCGAACTCTTCAAGGAGCTTGTTCGCTATGGCTGTTGGGTTAAAACAGAAAGAAGCAGTAGATCAGATGGTCAGAAAG TTTCTGTCGAGTAATTTTGTTGTGATGCTTTTTCATTATGATGGTGTCGTGGATGGATGGAAGGATTTAGAGTGGTCTGAAAGTGTGATACATGTATCTGCTTTGCATCAAACAAAATG GTGGTTCGCTAAACGATTTCTACATCCAGATATAATTGCAGAATATGATTATGTTTTCCTATGGGATGAAGACCTTGGAGTAGAAAACTTCAACCCTGAGCG ATATCTATCAATTGTGAAGGATGAAGGACTTGAGATATCACAGCCAGCACTTGATATTGGGCAATCAGAGGTGCATCATCAAATTACTGCACGTGGGAGAAAATCGAATGTGCACAG GAGGACATACAAGCCTGGTGGGAAGGGAATTGGATGTGATGGAAATAGTACGGCTCCTCCTTGTACAGG GTGGATAGAAGTAATGGCTCCAGTTTTTTCAAGAGCAGCCTGGCGCTGTGTATGGTATTTGATCCAG AATGATTTGATCCATGCGTGGGGCTTAGATATGCATCTTGGCTACTGTGCACAG GGAGATCGAACTCAAAATATTGGTGTGGTTGATGCTGAATACATTGTCCATTATGGCCTCCCAACCCTCGGAGAGCATGAGAAAAAG ACAAATACATCTGAATCCAAAAACTTGACCGATTCGGAAACACAT GTAGAGAGCCCGTCTAACCCAATCAACTTCAGAGTTGAA GTAAGAAGACAGTCGTTTAACGAGTACAAGATATTCAGAAGGCGATGGAAGAAAGCTGTTGAGGAGGATCGGTGTTGGACTGATCCATACACAGAGCCAATAAAGGAGATCACCATCTAA
- the LOC113708752 gene encoding uncharacterized protein isoform X4, with product MLVVHGKTKPSSIYKILNWKLEENLLRTCENQCRPPGSKPLPKGIVAKTSNLERRPLWGLPKKSNSSRSLFAMAVGLKQKEAVDQMVRKFLSSNFVVMLFHYDGVVDGWKDLEWSESVIHVSALHQTKWWFAKRFLHPDIIAEYDYVFLWDEDLGVENFNPERYLSIVKDEGLEISQPALDIGQSEVHHQITARGRKSNVHRRTYKPGGKGIGCDGNSTAPPCTGWIEVMAPVFSRAAWRCVWYLIQNDLIHAWGLDMHLGYCAQGDRTQNIGVVDAEYIVHYGLPTLGEHEKKTNTSESKNLTDSETHVESPSNPINFRVEVRRQSFNEYKIFRRRWKKAVEEDRCWTDPYTEPIKEITI from the exons ATGTTGGTCGTTCATGGAAAGACGAAGCCCTCAAGCATCTAC aaaattttgaattggaaGTTGGAGGAAAATCTTCTGCGTACGTGTGag AACCAATGTAGGCCTCCTGGAAGTAAGCCATTGCCCAAAGGTATTGTTGCCAAGACTTCTAACCTGGAAAGAAGACCATTATGGGGTTTGCCAAAG AAATCGAACTCTTCAAGGAGCTTGTTCGCTATGGCTGTTGGGTTAAAACAGAAAGAAGCAGTAGATCAGATGGTCAGAAAG TTTCTGTCGAGTAATTTTGTTGTGATGCTTTTTCATTATGATGGTGTCGTGGATGGATGGAAGGATTTAGAGTGGTCTGAAAGTGTGATACATGTATCTGCTTTGCATCAAACAAAATG GTGGTTCGCTAAACGATTTCTACATCCAGATATAATTGCAGAATATGATTATGTTTTCCTATGGGATGAAGACCTTGGAGTAGAAAACTTCAACCCTGAGCG ATATCTATCAATTGTGAAGGATGAAGGACTTGAGATATCACAGCCAGCACTTGATATTGGGCAATCAGAGGTGCATCATCAAATTACTGCACGTGGGAGAAAATCGAATGTGCACAG GAGGACATACAAGCCTGGTGGGAAGGGAATTGGATGTGATGGAAATAGTACGGCTCCTCCTTGTACAGG GTGGATAGAAGTAATGGCTCCAGTTTTTTCAAGAGCAGCCTGGCGCTGTGTATGGTATTTGATCCAG AATGATTTGATCCATGCGTGGGGCTTAGATATGCATCTTGGCTACTGTGCACAG GGAGATCGAACTCAAAATATTGGTGTGGTTGATGCTGAATACATTGTCCATTATGGCCTCCCAACCCTCGGAGAGCATGAGAAAAAG ACAAATACATCTGAATCCAAAAACTTGACCGATTCGGAAACACAT GTAGAGAGCCCGTCTAACCCAATCAACTTCAGAGTTGAA GTAAGAAGACAGTCGTTTAACGAGTACAAGATATTCAGAAGGCGATGGAAGAAAGCTGTTGAGGAGGATCGGTGTTGGACTGATCCATACACAGAGCCAATAAAGGAGATCACCATCTAA
- the LOC113708752 gene encoding uncharacterized protein isoform X2, whose protein sequence is MGLMLREPKHRRSYLCSVFPTASLLFLTVLVGSIYTALQYKEKILNWKLEENLLRTCENQCRPPGSKPLPKGIVAKTSNLERRPLWGLPKKSNSSRSLFAMAVGLKQKEAVDQMVRKFLSSNFVVMLFHYDGVVDGWKDLEWSESVIHVSALHQTKWWFAKRFLHPDIIAEYDYVFLWDEDLGVENFNPERYLSIVKDEGLEISQPALDIGQSEVHHQITARGRKSNVHRRTYKPGGKGIGCDGNSTAPPCTGWIEVMAPVFSRAAWRCVWYLIQNDLIHAWGLDMHLGYCAQGDRTQNIGVVDAEYIVHYGLPTLGEHEKKTNTSESKNLTDSETHVESPSNPINFRVEVRRQSFNEYKIFRRRWKKAVEEDRCWTDPYTEPIKEITI, encoded by the exons ATG GGATTGATGCTGAGAGAACCTAAACATAGGAGATCATACTTGTGCAGCGTCTTTCCTACAGCTTCTTTGTTGTTTCTGACAGTCTTAGTCGGAAGTATATATACGGCGCTCCAATACAAAGAG aaaattttgaattggaaGTTGGAGGAAAATCTTCTGCGTACGTGTGag AACCAATGTAGGCCTCCTGGAAGTAAGCCATTGCCCAAAGGTATTGTTGCCAAGACTTCTAACCTGGAAAGAAGACCATTATGGGGTTTGCCAAAG AAATCGAACTCTTCAAGGAGCTTGTTCGCTATGGCTGTTGGGTTAAAACAGAAAGAAGCAGTAGATCAGATGGTCAGAAAG TTTCTGTCGAGTAATTTTGTTGTGATGCTTTTTCATTATGATGGTGTCGTGGATGGATGGAAGGATTTAGAGTGGTCTGAAAGTGTGATACATGTATCTGCTTTGCATCAAACAAAATG GTGGTTCGCTAAACGATTTCTACATCCAGATATAATTGCAGAATATGATTATGTTTTCCTATGGGATGAAGACCTTGGAGTAGAAAACTTCAACCCTGAGCG ATATCTATCAATTGTGAAGGATGAAGGACTTGAGATATCACAGCCAGCACTTGATATTGGGCAATCAGAGGTGCATCATCAAATTACTGCACGTGGGAGAAAATCGAATGTGCACAG GAGGACATACAAGCCTGGTGGGAAGGGAATTGGATGTGATGGAAATAGTACGGCTCCTCCTTGTACAGG GTGGATAGAAGTAATGGCTCCAGTTTTTTCAAGAGCAGCCTGGCGCTGTGTATGGTATTTGATCCAG AATGATTTGATCCATGCGTGGGGCTTAGATATGCATCTTGGCTACTGTGCACAG GGAGATCGAACTCAAAATATTGGTGTGGTTGATGCTGAATACATTGTCCATTATGGCCTCCCAACCCTCGGAGAGCATGAGAAAAAG ACAAATACATCTGAATCCAAAAACTTGACCGATTCGGAAACACAT GTAGAGAGCCCGTCTAACCCAATCAACTTCAGAGTTGAA GTAAGAAGACAGTCGTTTAACGAGTACAAGATATTCAGAAGGCGATGGAAGAAAGCTGTTGAGGAGGATCGGTGTTGGACTGATCCATACACAGAGCCAATAAAGGAGATCACCATCTAA